Genomic DNA from Acanthopagrus latus isolate v.2019 chromosome 2, fAcaLat1.1, whole genome shotgun sequence:
CAAAGTCTCCTCTCAAGGCCAACACTGCATCTAATCTCAACAAGTATCTAATAAGTCCCCAAAAAGTAtctcagaaaacaaatcatACAAAACAAGACGCTCCTGTTCCAGCCGTCCTCTCTAGCCCCGAAACTGCTGAGCTTGAGGAAGTGTACACGATTCTGGATGAGGAGGTGTTATCgcctgtgtctgtgtacaaCCTGAAACAGACAGTCCATGTTCGGGCAGAGAACATACCCTCAAACAGCTTGGGGTCCTCCCCAGCAAAGGTGGGTCAAGGTTTCAGGAAAGGGCACAATGTGAGCTGGGATGATATGCACAGAAAAAAGGTTGGGACTGAAGAAAttgaggaggctgaggagagtGTATATGAAGAAGTGTATGATCCCCCAGCACCAGTACCAGAGATAGAACGGGATACTGCTAAAAGGTACATGGGCTCCTCTGTAAACAAcgactgttttcagtttttccatGAGTCAGCTGGCAATGCTTTTGCAGAAGTGGAGATAAATGTCGATGAGGATCCATTGGAGAGGATGCTGACCTCACCAAGGCATAGCAGTCAACTGGAGGAGCTCATAAGCCCAACAAAACGCCATGCGATTTACCAAAACCATCAGTCTACTCCCAACTACTCCCAACAAAAACAGCCTTCATCATACTGTAATCATCAACAACAGTACCCATTAGATGCATCTCACAGACCATTTTCTCAGGCTTCCTCCCCAATGAATCAACCCTCTTATCAGCTGCCTAATCACCACCGACACCAGAACAACTCCCAGCAGTCTCTGTTCCACAGAACTGCCAACTCCCGACCCTCCAACCACAGTCCGCTGCGTCAGAACATCTACCCTGTACCTAAGAACAATTCTGAGGCCTTCAACAACAGCAGAGACTTCAGCAGTTCCTACACACAACAGGGGAGCTATATTGGCAGCCAAAACCTAAATAGGTCACATCAAGATAGGCAAGCAAATAAACCGATAGACAGGGAGCAAGCAAGGTGCTTCCCCAATGGTTTCTCCTCTTCTGAAAGCCTCCCTTGCCAGTATCCCATGTCTTCAAacatctgcagagacagaggactATATTCCCCTTCTTCAGACTGCGATGCAGTGTACAGCCGCCTGGACAATGACTGCATTACGCCTCCGCCAGATTCTTCAGCTACTCAAACCCCCCAACCACACTGCCAAAGTCCAAAACAATCATACACCTCAAAGCAGTCATGGAACCAAAAGGTTTCTCTCAGCAATACAAGGCACCAGTCAAAGCCTGAATCCACAGTTTCACTGCACTCAAATGTAGGCCCCTTATCAACAAAACCCAAGCCTGGTACCACAGACTCTTTAGCCCCCAGCCCATGTAAATCTAAGTCCCTGGGAGACCTGACTTCTGAAGACATATCATGCAACTTCCAGAGCAAATACCACATTATTAGTCGCAGTTTCATCACTCCCCATATGAGAAAGCAAAAGAGGATGGGCGCCATGGGGCAAGTTACTTTCCAATCACAGTCATGTGATCCACTTACAGAACAGCTACGAAAGCTGGTCAGTCTAGAAGCGgatgacagtgacagagacaggcCTCAGCCTCCTCAGTTGTGTCAGGAaccaaaatcacagtcacagctgCAGGCAACAAGTATAGCTCCTGCTGTTCCCAGGGATGTAGATGATTCCCCTCCACTCCTGACTCGCCGCCTCTCCTCTCGGAGCCAAAGCCGAGTTCGTCACATCAACAATCGTGCCCGCGAAAGACAGCAAGAGGCTCTTAAGCCTCGGGCAGGTGTGGTGATCAATAGTACAGCTAGCATTGGTGGAGTAGTATTGAGGAATAAACCAGCCTCACAGAATCCACCAGCTAACAGACACTCTACTGGTTCTTACATAGCAGGCTACCTTGGTCAGTTGGAAGACAGAGGACTTCCCGAAGGAGCTTGTACATCCTTACATTATGGAAATGGGGATCACTTTGGAGATCGATACTATACTGATGACTCTCTTCCACCTGCTGACTGTAATCACTCTGCGTCAGAGCCTGAGGTCTACTTTCTGCTCAGACTGTAGCTCTGACAGTAGCCTAAAGTGAAACTGACTATCAAGCAGTGACTCTTGATGATGTTTAGTTAAACCAAAAGCCAGAAGATCAAGGAAATAAATACTTgccattgtttgtttacatgttccCTTATAACAGTTAAGTAAATCTTATCTGGGCTATTTCTTGAGAAAGATACAGTCTGTACAATGTAATCCATGGTTGGATCTGAAAGCATGAATTTCCTGTATGAAATGTCCACTATTCAATAGTGAATGGTCTTTCTAGTCTGGCATTGTAATGTCTATATTCTGCTTAATGTGTACCTGTTTTTGGGAACTTTGATTCCCTCAAAATGGCTTCCTAGACTGATTGTACAGATACATGTTATCTCTGTCCCTGTGATGTACTGTCCAAACTTCGTACATTAACtatgaagcaaaaaaagaagaattggGTTTTAAGCGGAGAGGGAATGTCTTTCTTTGTATCATTTGAATGTGTAGTATAATCAGATACTTTTAATAGATGGGATTCATCTCTTCAAAGATCAAATGTAAGTCTTCCTTCTCTTTTATCAATGGTAtctctttatttgtgttgtgtgtaaatatttctgtcattgtttttaatctgaGATGGTTTTTAGTTGAGAACCAACTCTAACTGTACATTTATGTTTGTGCACGTTACCTGTGAACATGTCAGGCATGACTATGCACCAATTTATACAGTAGATGTTGCATCGCCCAACAACAATTGCACAGAACATAAAGTTGCATTGGATACAATGGAAGATATAAGCTTGTTTGTATTAGGTGCAATACAGTACGTAAATTTCCATGTTTCAACCCGTTGCTCTCTTTGATTTGTAGAATTTGAAGATATGATTGCAAATTTTCAATAATTGGgtttaaaggtttttatttttataattgcTTTGATACAGTctgcaaaaaaatctgttgttggttatggttattttattttgtataacataatagaatgaaaacaacagagtgaTAACTACACAGGGCCCAGCTGAGGAAGGGAGGGTGGCaaagcagcagtttttttctattgtttcaGTGTTACACcatccttttatttttctttgtattgttgCTCTTTTAAGGACTATGAGCATTTTCCTACCAAtgcaataaaatattgaaatatttgatTTCACCAGATTTTAAGTTTATTTCCTGTTATTCTCTGAATGCtgtataaaaaaagataattaatcACAATTGCAGCTCAAGCTCAAAATCAATTTATTGTCAGTCGTAAACATCCTCATCTTTCCCCATATGCCACCTTGAACTTAATGGGATGTAATTGTCCGTGAAATTACTgtataatagagctgacagaTGGCACACCTGTTGCTCCCGGCAAACAATTCCCTATACGGGTTCCAACCCACACTCACCTACACTGCACTAAACACCTAGTTTTATAAATCAATCACAGTGCAATATTTCTGGGGGAGAAAAGAACCTTGTTAATATAAGTGTTGAGTAGCCTCCCTTTCATCTGACAGTCCTGTGATGGAATATCTTATTGAACTTGGCCTTTCAAATGACATACAGTACTGCATCTGTGGGAAACATACTGtacacccatacacacacccaTCATTGCTAACTTCACACACGCTAATCACTTGTGAGCATTTGATTGGTTTTCCACCATCACTCTAGAGAGGAATAACTCTAAGTGTGTGCTGCTTATGTCATCAGTTTGAGTTATTTGCTTTACACCTATTATAAATACTCACATCGACACTTAAGTCGCTCGGACTGGGCGGGGGGTTATGTAAGTGTTTGTTGATAATGTGATGTATTTTTGCAGGTACCTGACATACGACTGTGATGTTACATGAGGACATGTTGAGATCAATGGGATTTGTTTTTGGTAACAGGGACTGTTGAACGTGGATGAGGTACCtaacatttcttttacttttttttcttttacttcatgCACTCCCTGTTTTCAGGTTTGATGAAGCAGTATTGATATGGATTGTGTTCTACACCATCTGAATGTCTTTCACCAGTCAAGGTGTAATTGTCGCCATTCACAGTTTGTCGTGTGATACATGTCATAAGAGCTTTTAACAAAGTTAGACAATTTTCTGTTTGCAATGTCATTTGTTCTTGCAGGTAACTGATATGAGGCTATGATGTTACATTTGGACATGTTAAATTAAATGGGATTTGTCTTTGATAACAGGATCTGTTGAACATTTTTGAGGTACCTTACAGTAGTACTGTATACCATACTGTCTGAACTTAACGCACTCTGTTTCAGGTTTGATGAAGCAGGGTTGATGTAAATTGTTGCTGTATGACACTGACAGAATTTATTGatgacaataatgatgatgacagtgatgcaGATACTGACATTGAGATATGTGTTAAATGTTCAGAACAGCTGCATCCATGTCTTTGTTCCTCTGGTTCCTAACAccatttgtttttgcagttatGTTTTTGCAGGACTATGATGTTTCATTTGGACATGTTGAATTAAATGGGATTTCTTATTGGTAACCGCTGAACAATATGAATGGTATAATTTATATGCTTTATTTACCCTATTTCTTAGGCTCGATGTGAGTTGGgtttaacaaatgtagtgaacTTATCAATGATGCATATTCTGACATTGAGATATGTGTTAAATGTCCAGAACAGCTGCATCCATGTCTTTCCTCTGGTTCCTCAGTCGGTGGCCCTCCACAGCCCTCTCCCTGCTGCTTCTCAGTTTAGTGGGTAGACAGACGGGTCTAGTGGTGGTTCAGGCAACAGTGTGCTCCCGTTGGGGTGTACTGAGCGACAAGAACCTCTCCCAGGATGGAGATGTGATTATTGGTGgactttttaatctttattacATACCTTCAGCTGTAGAACAGGGCTACACCAAGCTGCCAACTTATGAACCTTGCAAAGGGTAAAATTTAATCGCAATTTatgtattattaattttttcttttattattattgttaatgttGATCAAGAAAGTTGGCAATGTAATGTTCATTGTGCTCATAATATTTAATGAACCTTGCAAAGGGTAAAATTTAATCACAGTTTatgtattattaattttttcttttattattattgttaatgttGATCAAGAAAGTTGGCAATGTAATGTTCATTGTGCTCATATGTAATAATATTACTGGGCATATTATTCAGGTACAGACAAATTGCTATCTATACCAGAGATAAGGTATATTTTGGTCATAGTAGAATAATGCTGTAATACATTTATattggtatttattttttgtatttgttgtttttcatttctataCTGTAATTTATATTTACTATTCCTGTCTTCCCCTGTGCTTTTAGTTTAGCTGTAGAGCcattaaaatatacatatgCTATGGTGTTTGCGGTGGAGGAAATCAATCGTAACAGCACCCTGCTGCCAGGAGTGAAGCTGGGCTACCGTATACTTGACAGCTGTTTTCGATACCCCTGGGCTCTGCAAGGTGCACTGTCAATGGTTGGAGGAGACGCACACAGCTGCGACTTAACAGCTTCTACGCCTCAATCTGCAGGTGGTCAGCTTGTTCCTTTGCTCATTGGTGCTGCTGCATCTACAACAGGCATAATGCTGTCCAGGATACTGGGGCCTCTCTCTGTGCCGGTGGTGAGTTTCAGGAGACCTAAAAGTATTAGTGTAATTATTAATAGTGCTATTTCTAGTATTATTGCTGTGTAAGAAGTGTTAACCAAAACTTCAATGTCTTCCCTCAGATCAGCTACTACAGCTACAACTAAAGTCTGAAATGATTATTAAAACactatttaaattaaaatggtATTATTGCTGCATAAATAGTCTCAAAATAAGAattctctgtctttccctcagATCAGCTACTTGGCTAGCTGCCCCTGTCTTAGTGACAGGACAAAATTTCCTAACTTCTTCAGAACAATCCCCAGTGATATTTACCAAGCCCGGGCCATGGCACAACTGGCCATACGCTTCAACTGGACATGGATCGGAGCGGTGATCGTAAACAATGATTATGGTCAACTGGCGATACAGgtacattttctgtgttgtttaaCTGTACACTTCCTTCTATGTCTCCTTCatgaatgatacaaaaaaaaatgtgtatgaaaatatttgttgttttaactttgaTATTTCAGGTATTTCAGGAGGAGATTCAGGGGAAAGGAGTGTGTTTGGAATTCATAGAGACTGTTAACAGAGAAACTATAGTGAATGATGCCAGACGTGCAGCTCTCAAAATTAAAGCTTCAACAGCAACCGTGATTCTGATCTTTTGTTGGTACACAGATGTAAAGAAATTGTTTCTGGAATTGGCCACAAGAAATGTGAGTAGCTGGCACTGACATCTTATTAATCAACAGAATATTATTTTGTAAGAACAATTAGCTGTTCTTCTTATTGaactttatttcagtgtttactTGTTGTAggtaacagacagacagtttctGGCCAGTGAGGCTTGGAGCACCAGTGATGATCTTCTTCAGGATCTTGCCATTTCTAAAGTGGCAAGTGGGGTGCTTGGAGTGGCTATTCGAAGTTCAACAATACCTGGATTTGAAAATTATCTCAGGAATTTGCACCCAAGTCATCGTCCTGATGATGAATTCTTCAGAGAATTCTGGCAAAAGGAGTTTGGATGCACTCCTGGAGCTGAACAatcacaagaaacacaagcttCATATTTCTCTTCACCACGCAGAACATGGTCTGACCATCCATCAAATGTTTCGTCTATGAGCAAAGAGGCCCTTCTGAAAGCTTCTCTACCAGCCTGCAGTGGGACAGAGTCCCTGGAGGGAGTGCAGCATCCCTTCACTGACACCTCTCAGCTAAGGGTGGCACATAATGTGTACCTGGCTGTTTATGCTGCAGCCCACGCCCTCCACAGCCTTCTCTCCTGCCCCAACAGAGACAGCCCTCCTGGAAACaacagctccacctgctcctctccaaaacacatcaaacccAGGGAGGTAATATACATCACTACATCACATCGGACTCACAAATAATAGTGTAATTTTTTAAGTTGTGATGAACTGTAAGTTGTGTATAGAcaatttttcaacattttatttgttgcaGCTGTTGCAGCATTTGAAGAGAGTGAACGTCACCACACCACaaggagaaatgtttcatttccaaGGTGCTGACATTCCGGCGAAGTACGACCTTGTCAACTGGCAGAGTACCCCTGATGGATCACTTAAACTTGTTTTGATTGGTCATGTGGACGGGTTTGACCTCCACCTTAATGAGTCAGCTATTCAGTGGAGCACAGGATCCAATCAGGTAGTCAAATTGACAAGTTGTATCAAGGCtaccaaacattttttgttgcaatgaCTGTCTGGCTTTTTGTTTAGGTTCCTGTTTCAGTGTGCAGTGAGAGCTGCCCCCCAGGTACCAGAAAGGCCAACAGGAAAGGAgaacctctctgctgctttgactgTATCCCATGTGCTGAAGGGGAGATTAGCAATAAAAGTGGTGAGGAAATTACTCCATCGGGAAGGGGAAATTCATTTTTGCCAGGTTAAATTTCCCATTTGTGTTTCACCTTCCTTCTCCTGCTACCAGGTTCTCTTCACTGTGAGCGTTGTCCATCTGAGTTCTGGTCCAATTCTGAACAAACAGCCTGTGTCCCTCGTCAGCTGGATTTTCTTGCCTTTAATGAAACATTGGGCATCACTCTGaccactgcagctgtgtctggTGCTGCAGTGACGACAGCTGTATTTGTGGTGTTTCTTTACTACCGCAAAACACCTATGGTATGAACCAAGACTAATGTAACAGGTGACATTAATGTCACATGTTTTCTCCGATAAAGCATTACGCTGTTTAAATTGTCACATCTTAGTCTATTAATCTGATTCACCTCCAGGTGCGAG
This window encodes:
- the LOC119008538 gene encoding extracellular calcium-sensing receptor-like, translating into MVFAVEEINRNSTLLPGVKLGYRILDSCFRYPWALQGALSMVGGDAHSCDLTASTPQSAGGQLVPLLIGAAASTTGIMLSRILGPLSVPVISYLASCPCLSDRTKFPNFFRTIPSDIYQARAMAQLAIRFNWTWIGAVIVNNDYGQLAIQVFQEEIQGKGVCLEFIETVNRETIVNDARRAALKIKASTATVILIFCWYTDVKKLFLELATRNVTDRQFLASEAWSTSDDLLQDLAISKVASGVLGVAIRSSTIPGFENYLRNLHPSHRPDDEFFREFWQKEFGCTPGAEQSQETQASYFSSPRRTWSDHPSNVSSMSKEALLKASLPACSGTESLEGVQHPFTDTSQLRVAHNVYLAVYAAAHALHSLLSCPNRDSPPGNNSSTCSSPKHIKPRELLQHLKRVNVTTPQGEMFHFQGADIPAKYDLVNWQSTPDGSLKLVLIGHVDGFDLHLNESAIQWSTGSNQVPVSVCSESCPPGTRKANRKGEPLCCFDCIPCAEGEISNKSGSLHCERCPSEFWSNSEQTACVPRQLDFLAFNETLGITLTTAAVSGAAVTTAVFVVFLYYRKTPMVRANNSELSFLLLLSLKLCFLCSLVFIGRPSVWSCWFQQAAFGISFVLCVSCLLVKTLVVLAVFRSARPGAETLMKWFGPGQQRGSVGLFTSVQVIICAIWLSLSPPEPRRDLGFQGSKVTLECSMASVVGFSLVLGYIGLLACTCLLLAFLARKLPDNFNEAKLITFSMLIFCAVWVAFVPAYVSSPGKYVVAVEIFAILASSYGLLICIFAPKCFIILLRPEKNTKKHLMAR